From Bradyrhizobium sp. NDS-1, the proteins below share one genomic window:
- a CDS encoding LysR family transcriptional regulator, with protein MDLLALADFNLVARHGGFGKAARATGRPKATLSRRVSELESSLDLRLFERGGRTLKLTQEGRALHERTGALLTELDETAAAIASGGDKPKGRLRISAPLLFSQAAMGRLAAGFALRHPQVRLEVTTDDRYVDMIEEGFDLAIRVNPDPDESLVGRIFLRDRLVVVASPTLKRPKGHLAIPVVVRGTEDEAAWVIRRPSGTSRIAVDPVLRLSSLMMVRDAVRAGGGAARLPLSLVSHDLAAGTLVRWGDVQGSDIALWTLYPSRRLLSARVSAFLDYLKEAFPKGTPDELAAYIGG; from the coding sequence ATGGATTTACTTGCCCTCGCCGATTTCAATCTCGTCGCCCGCCACGGCGGGTTCGGAAAGGCCGCGCGCGCAACGGGACGTCCGAAAGCAACCTTGTCCCGGCGCGTGTCCGAACTCGAGAGCAGCCTCGATTTGCGTCTCTTTGAGCGCGGGGGACGCACTCTCAAGCTGACCCAGGAAGGACGAGCGCTCCACGAGCGGACGGGCGCACTCCTCACCGAGCTCGACGAGACGGCGGCAGCGATCGCCTCGGGCGGGGACAAGCCGAAAGGCAGGTTGCGGATCAGCGCTCCCCTGCTCTTTTCGCAAGCTGCCATGGGCAGGCTCGCGGCCGGCTTCGCCCTCAGGCATCCGCAAGTCCGGCTCGAGGTCACGACGGATGATCGCTACGTCGACATGATCGAGGAAGGTTTCGACCTCGCGATCCGGGTCAATCCCGATCCCGACGAAAGCCTGGTCGGCCGCATCTTCTTGCGCGACCGACTGGTGGTCGTCGCCAGCCCCACGCTGAAGCGACCCAAGGGCCATCTCGCCATTCCGGTCGTCGTGCGCGGAACGGAGGACGAGGCGGCCTGGGTCATCAGGCGGCCAAGCGGTACATCGCGTATAGCCGTCGATCCCGTGCTTCGCCTGTCATCGCTGATGATGGTTCGCGACGCAGTTCGGGCCGGCGGCGGCGCTGCACGGCTGCCGCTGTCGCTCGTCAGTCACGACCTTGCCGCCGGCACACTGGTGCGCTGGGGCGACGTCCAGGGATCCGACATCGCCCTTTGGACGCTCTATCCCTCGCGGCGATTGCTGAGTGCGCGCGTCTCCGCCTTCCTCGATTATCTGAAGGAAGCTTTTCCGAAGGGAACGCCCGACGAGTTGGCGGCCTACATCGGGGGATGA
- a CDS encoding MaoC family dehydratase, which translates to MRGKLIPLTSYRQLLDGPELVSGWQTVNQSMIDMFADATHDHQFIHTDRQRAEQETPFGGTIAHGFLTLSLLSALAFDAMPGVEGTRMGVNYGFERVRFLSPVRSGARVRGKFRLAALTERAVSIQSAWDSIIEVEGAIKPALEAHWITLALLDQK; encoded by the coding sequence TTGCGAGGAAAGCTGATTCCACTGACCTCATATCGTCAGCTTCTTGACGGCCCTGAGCTGGTATCTGGCTGGCAGACGGTCAACCAATCCATGATCGACATGTTTGCCGATGCGACACATGATCATCAGTTTATTCATACGGACCGCCAACGCGCCGAGCAGGAAACGCCATTTGGAGGCACGATTGCACACGGCTTTCTTACGCTGTCGCTTCTTTCAGCTCTCGCCTTCGACGCGATGCCCGGGGTGGAGGGAACGCGAATGGGCGTGAACTATGGCTTCGAGCGGGTCCGCTTCCTTAGCCCGGTCAGGTCTGGAGCTCGGGTCCGAGGCAAGTTCCGGTTGGCAGCACTGACAGAGCGCGCCGTGTCGATCCAGTCCGCATGGGACAGCATCATAGAGGTCGAGGGTGCGATCAAGCCTGCCCTCGAGGCACACTGGATTACCTTGGCGCTGCTCGATCAGAAGTAG
- a CDS encoding intradiol ring-cleavage dioxygenase, whose translation MTQFNETDLTEAVIRSFDSTPDPRAKFLLQELVKSLHDYVSKTGLTFEEWDYAIDFLTRTGQKCTDTRQEFILLSDVLGVSMLVDAVNHRDRDGATQTTVLGPFYVGEHKVTAHGADISPNNQTGERMFVQSRVTDLKGKPLANVPVDVWHADDDGFYDSQKPNYDEIGASARARFITDSDGRFFFRTILPCSYPIPTDGPVGEMIVQTGRHPMRPAHVHFLVNAKGYEPLITHVFMDGDKYLDSDVVFGVKDDLIAKVEPRNDPAMPDGTRASGKWHLMTYEFHLKPGGGMAPKPLGVRAEEPA comes from the coding sequence ATGACCCAGTTCAACGAGACGGATCTCACCGAAGCCGTCATCAGGAGCTTCGACAGCACGCCCGATCCGCGCGCGAAATTCCTGCTTCAGGAATTGGTGAAGTCGCTGCACGATTACGTGAGCAAGACCGGCCTCACCTTCGAGGAGTGGGACTACGCCATCGATTTCCTGACCCGGACCGGGCAGAAATGCACCGACACCCGCCAGGAATTCATTCTCCTGTCCGACGTGCTCGGCGTCTCCATGCTGGTCGACGCAGTCAACCATCGCGACCGCGACGGAGCCACTCAGACCACTGTGCTCGGCCCGTTCTATGTCGGCGAGCACAAGGTGACCGCGCACGGTGCCGATATCTCGCCGAACAACCAGACCGGCGAGCGGATGTTCGTGCAGAGCCGTGTCACCGACCTCAAGGGCAAGCCGCTCGCCAATGTCCCGGTCGACGTCTGGCATGCCGACGATGACGGCTTCTATGATTCCCAGAAGCCAAACTACGACGAGATCGGCGCCTCGGCGCGGGCGCGCTTCATCACCGACAGCGACGGCCGCTTCTTCTTCCGTACCATCTTGCCGTGCAGCTATCCGATCCCGACCGACGGCCCGGTCGGTGAAATGATCGTGCAGACCGGCCGCCACCCGATGCGCCCGGCGCATGTGCATTTCCTGGTCAACGCGAAGGGCTATGAGCCGCTGATCACTCACGTCTTCATGGACGGCGACAAATATCTGGATTCCGACGTGGTGTTCGGAGTCAAGGACGACCTCATTGCCAAGGTCGAGCCGCGTAATGATCCCGCGATGCCCGACGGCACCAGGGCAAGTGGAAAGTGGCACCTGATGACTTATGAATTCCACCTCAAGCCCGGCGGCGGCATGGCGCCGAAACCGCTCGGGGTGCGAGCCGAGGAGCCGGCGTGA
- a CDS encoding serine hydrolase domain-containing protein, whose amino-acid sequence MLAPTPASPESVGMSKAALDRIDAHLKSRYIDAGRFPGTHLLVYRRGKVAHSSVQGLADVERKLPVKDDTIYRIYSMTKPLTSVAFMMLVEQGLVAIDEPVAKYIPEWKDLGVFVAGTYPAFLARPPSRPMLIVDLLRHTSGLTYGFQQRSNVDAAYRAEKIGEVEKSGTLQTMIEGLAKIPLEFSPGESWNYSVSTDVLGYLVGKISGVPFEQFLKSRILDPLGMTDTDFHVPASKAHRFAACYSADPGGGMTFHAGQRREGLTLQDDPATSSFLTPPSFISGGGGLCSTVADYLTFCRALLNGGELGGVRLIGPKTLALMTSNHIPGGQALPEVSRSLFSEATYNGIGFGLGFAVTMRPAETLIAGSPGEYSWGGAATTSFWIDPAEELITIFMTQVLPSSAYPIRRELRSMVYAAITESNL is encoded by the coding sequence ATGCTCGCGCCCACCCCCGCCTCGCCCGAATCCGTCGGCATGTCCAAGGCCGCACTCGACCGAATCGATGCGCATCTGAAGAGCCGCTACATCGATGCCGGCCGCTTCCCCGGCACGCATCTTCTGGTCTACCGGCGCGGCAAGGTCGCGCACAGCTCGGTTCAGGGCCTTGCCGATGTCGAGCGCAAGCTGCCGGTCAAGGACGACACCATCTACCGCATCTATTCCATGACCAAGCCGCTCACCAGCGTCGCCTTCATGATGCTGGTCGAGCAAGGCCTCGTCGCCATCGACGAGCCCGTCGCCAAGTACATTCCGGAATGGAAGGATCTCGGCGTCTTCGTCGCCGGGACCTATCCGGCCTTCCTGGCCCGACCGCCGTCCCGGCCGATGCTGATCGTCGACCTCCTGCGGCACACCTCCGGCCTCACCTACGGCTTCCAGCAGCGCTCCAATGTCGATGCCGCCTATCGCGCCGAAAAGATCGGCGAGGTCGAGAAGTCTGGCACGCTGCAGACCATGATCGAGGGCCTTGCCAAGATCCCGCTGGAATTCTCTCCCGGTGAATCCTGGAACTATTCGGTCTCGACCGACGTGCTCGGCTATCTCGTCGGCAAGATCTCCGGGGTGCCATTCGAGCAGTTCCTGAAATCACGCATCCTCGATCCGCTCGGCATGACCGACACCGATTTCCATGTGCCGGCCTCCAAGGCGCATCGGTTTGCGGCCTGTTATTCCGCCGATCCCGGCGGCGGCATGACCTTCCATGCCGGCCAGCGGCGCGAGGGCCTGACGCTCCAGGACGATCCGGCGACGAGCTCGTTCCTCACCCCGCCCTCCTTCATCTCCGGCGGAGGCGGGCTGTGCTCGACGGTCGCCGACTATCTCACCTTCTGCCGTGCCCTGCTCAACGGCGGCGAGCTCGGCGGTGTCAGGCTGATCGGGCCGAAGACGCTGGCACTGATGACCAGCAACCACATTCCGGGCGGCCAGGCCCTGCCCGAAGTCTCCCGCTCGCTGTTCTCGGAGGCAACCTACAACGGCATCGGCTTCGGCCTCGGCTTTGCCGTCACAATGCGTCCGGCCGAGACACTGATCGCCGGCAGTCCGGGTGAATACAGTTGGGGCGGCGCGGCCACGACGTCGTTCTGGATCGACCCGGCCGAAGAGCTCATCACCATCTTCATGACGCAGGTGCTGCCGTCGAGCGCCTACCCGATCCGCCGCGAGCTGCGCAGCATGGTCTACGCCGCGATCACCGAGAGCAATCTGTAA
- a CDS encoding TRAP transporter large permease yields the protein MSGNVLSAGQAAMVLFGVFVGLLIVRVPVAFALGLACVPILLIEPRLSLMTLAQETFNAYNSFILLAVPFFLLTANLMSIGGITDRLVSLSRSMVGHWPGSLAQINVVLSVFFAGISGSSTADAASQSKIFIDAQTKEGYDLSFSIAITAVSAVLAVIIPPSILMIVWGGLISTSIAAMYLAGIVPGLLIAGAQMATVHVYAVRRGYPTYPKSSWVEMRCAIWRSIPAMMTPFIIVGGILLGWFTATESACVAVLYSVVLSAFFYRETGLRELYKALLDTGRLAGVALFCVGTASAFGWLLAYYKIPQELLANVSTWGMGAVAAGFFISFCFLVVGCFLDAIPAIIIVGTVLEPLAKSVDLHPVQFAIISIVSLAFGLVTPPYGLCLMIACSIAGVRLRYALKDTVIMLIPMLLVLAAVIVWPSVSLFLPRLIVPEMLK from the coding sequence ATGAGCGGCAATGTGCTTTCTGCCGGACAGGCCGCGATGGTGCTGTTCGGGGTCTTCGTCGGCCTGCTCATCGTGCGCGTGCCGGTCGCCTTCGCGCTCGGCCTTGCCTGCGTGCCGATCCTGCTGATCGAGCCGCGTCTGTCGCTGATGACGCTCGCGCAGGAGACGTTCAACGCCTACAATTCATTTATCCTGCTCGCGGTGCCGTTCTTCCTGCTGACGGCGAACCTGATGAGCATCGGCGGCATCACCGACCGATTGGTGTCCCTGTCGCGCTCGATGGTCGGACATTGGCCGGGGTCGCTGGCGCAGATCAACGTCGTGCTGTCGGTGTTCTTTGCCGGCATCTCGGGCTCCTCCACCGCCGATGCGGCGAGCCAGTCCAAGATCTTCATCGATGCGCAGACGAAGGAGGGCTATGACCTCTCGTTCTCCATCGCCATCACGGCGGTGTCGGCGGTTCTGGCGGTCATCATACCGCCGTCGATCCTCATGATCGTCTGGGGTGGGCTGATCTCGACCTCGATTGCGGCGATGTATCTGGCCGGCATCGTGCCGGGCCTGTTGATCGCGGGCGCGCAGATGGCGACGGTGCACGTCTACGCGGTGCGCCGCGGCTACCCGACCTATCCCAAGTCGAGCTGGGTCGAGATGCGATGCGCCATCTGGCGGTCGATACCGGCGATGATGACGCCGTTCATCATTGTCGGCGGCATTCTGCTCGGGTGGTTCACCGCGACGGAATCCGCCTGCGTCGCGGTGCTCTATTCCGTCGTGCTCTCGGCGTTCTTCTACCGCGAGACGGGTCTGCGCGAATTGTACAAGGCCCTGCTCGACACCGGACGTCTCGCCGGTGTGGCGCTGTTCTGCGTCGGTACCGCCAGTGCGTTCGGCTGGCTGCTTGCCTACTACAAGATCCCGCAAGAGCTGCTGGCCAATGTGTCGACATGGGGCATGGGCGCTGTTGCCGCCGGCTTCTTCATCTCCTTTTGCTTTCTGGTGGTGGGCTGCTTCCTCGACGCCATCCCGGCCATCATCATCGTCGGCACGGTGCTGGAGCCGCTCGCCAAGTCCGTCGATCTCCATCCGGTCCAGTTCGCGATCATTTCCATTGTCTCGCTGGCCTTCGGACTGGTGACGCCACCCTATGGCCTGTGTCTGATGATCGCCTGTTCGATCGCCGGTGTGCGGCTACGCTATGCGCTGAAGGACACGGTGATCATGCTGATCCCGATGCTGCTCGTGCTGGCGGCCGTCATTGTTTGGCCCAGCGTGTCGCTGTTCCTGCCGCGCCTGATTGTACCCGAGATGCTCAAATGA
- a CDS encoding TRAP transporter small permease, with product MSDMPVPSTPSLWRRVTAAYAKLLQFLLAACVGILVIPVTLQIISRYTPFIPSYIWTEEMARFMFIWTIMIGAMVGVREAQHFEVDVWPDLSRRSEAAVRILARIGILALALVFVLAGLEFTRFAWNRTSELADLPLWLIHVAWPVAGVTWIVFAGEQIIDEVRILVGAGR from the coding sequence ATGTCTGACATGCCCGTCCCGTCCACACCCTCGCTGTGGCGCCGCGTCACGGCGGCCTATGCGAAATTGCTGCAATTCCTGCTGGCGGCCTGTGTCGGCATTCTGGTTATCCCGGTCACGCTGCAGATCATCTCGCGCTACACGCCCTTCATTCCGTCCTACATCTGGACGGAGGAGATGGCGCGCTTCATGTTCATCTGGACGATAATGATCGGGGCCATGGTCGGCGTGCGCGAAGCGCAACATTTCGAAGTCGACGTGTGGCCGGACCTGTCGCGGCGGTCGGAGGCTGCGGTGCGGATTCTCGCGCGGATCGGCATATTGGCGCTGGCGCTGGTGTTCGTGCTGGCCGGCCTCGAGTTCACACGCTTTGCCTGGAACAGGACGTCTGAGCTGGCCGATCTGCCGCTTTGGTTGATTCACGTTGCCTGGCCTGTGGCCGGCGTGACGTGGATCGTCTTTGCCGGCGAACAGATCATCGATGAAGTGCGGATTCTGGTTGGGGCAGGGCGATGA
- a CDS encoding TRAP transporter substrate-binding protein, translated as MKRRTFLAGIGATTAAAAIGMPSILRAQAPVTLNGAVQFNDDHAFNRALLRFEELVKKYYGKPVNFTLHRNSSLGLEKQYFEYMSQGKAVDYGIVSPAHMSTFAKAAPFIDAPFVFKGIEHMNKVVEANILAPVADEVAAKAEVVLIGYAGGGIRNIFANKPLKNLADLKGLKVRVQGAPIWSKTFAAVGMSPTVIAYNEVYNAIQNGVISAGENEAAGVEAMKFYEVAPHLNLTQHAVSIRPICFSVKTLKTLPKDLQDAIMKAGKEAGDYGRQLESSEEVVKLDTLEKAGKLKRVPFEERDAMKKLADPVMAAYAKEIGAEGIFEKINVV; from the coding sequence ATGAAGCGAAGGACATTTCTCGCTGGGATCGGGGCGACCACTGCGGCGGCTGCGATCGGCATGCCGTCGATCCTCAGGGCGCAAGCGCCCGTCACGCTGAACGGTGCGGTCCAGTTCAACGACGACCACGCCTTCAACCGGGCACTGCTACGGTTCGAGGAGTTGGTGAAGAAGTATTACGGCAAGCCCGTCAACTTCACCCTGCACAGGAATTCCTCACTCGGCCTCGAGAAGCAGTATTTCGAATACATGTCGCAAGGCAAGGCGGTCGATTACGGCATCGTGTCGCCGGCCCACATGTCGACCTTCGCCAAGGCGGCCCCGTTCATCGATGCGCCCTTCGTGTTCAAGGGCATCGAGCACATGAACAAGGTCGTCGAGGCCAATATCCTGGCGCCGGTGGCCGATGAGGTCGCAGCGAAGGCCGAGGTCGTTCTGATCGGTTATGCCGGCGGCGGCATCCGCAACATCTTCGCCAACAAGCCGCTCAAGAATCTCGCCGACCTCAAGGGGCTCAAGGTTCGCGTGCAGGGCGCGCCGATCTGGTCGAAGACCTTTGCGGCCGTCGGCATGAGCCCGACGGTGATCGCCTATAACGAAGTCTACAACGCGATCCAGAACGGGGTGATATCGGCCGGCGAGAACGAGGCGGCCGGCGTCGAGGCGATGAAGTTCTACGAAGTGGCCCCGCATCTCAACCTGACCCAGCACGCCGTGTCGATCCGGCCGATCTGCTTCTCGGTGAAGACGCTGAAGACCTTGCCGAAGGATTTGCAGGACGCGATCATGAAGGCCGGCAAGGAGGCTGGCGACTACGGCCGTCAGCTCGAGTCGAGCGAAGAGGTGGTCAAGCTCGACACGCTCGAGAAGGCCGGCAAGCTCAAGCGCGTTCCCTTCGAGGAGCGGGACGCCATGAAGAAGCTCGCTGATCCCGTCATGGCGGCCTACGCCAAGGAAATCGGTGCGGAAGGCATCTTCGAGAAGATCAACGTCGTCTGA
- a CDS encoding sensor histidine kinase, whose product MLPLIVFAVGIVVYNYQQDRSDATRRVLENVRSMRLVLDSEVQRMTGGLQVLALTNSLRQDDFETFRRIALGFVEQYGKGGVVLISDRKGRLLFSSATEDAASLPQRGHREIIDKVFATRSPQYSDLFASAIDGRQVLTVEVPVFRDGEVIYDLSFSPPIRVFQELVEKQRPDQFWTVSLLDTKGFIFARVPNPGETVGKQASGPLYEAMSRTAEAALSTVSLDGVALSSAFTRSQLTGWTVVAGVAESSLSAPLWRNIAITSLIGGVLLLTGLTFAIRMAATIARGEMLHNLLIDELNHRVKNTLALMQAIAVQTFRSASRDERTKFEGRLGALAEAHNLLSQEKWAGSELRDVIARALQPFLLSNPDRIRMAGPAVPLSPRLAVVMSMIVHEIATNAAKYGALSNETGRVTLDWEVISEAPKPRLRLIWTEVGGPPVTAPVQRGFGSRLIERSARDQLGGEATVDFLPRGVVCTVTCTLDETR is encoded by the coding sequence ATGTTGCCGCTGATCGTTTTTGCGGTTGGCATTGTTGTCTACAATTACCAGCAGGATCGAAGCGACGCGACCCGTCGCGTGCTGGAGAATGTGCGCAGCATGCGCCTGGTGCTGGATTCCGAGGTGCAGCGGATGACCGGCGGCTTGCAGGTGCTCGCACTGACCAATTCGCTGCGCCAAGACGACTTCGAAACTTTCCGCCGCATCGCGCTTGGTTTCGTCGAGCAGTACGGCAAGGGCGGCGTCGTGCTGATCTCCGACCGCAAGGGTCGGCTGTTGTTTTCCTCCGCGACGGAGGACGCCGCCAGCCTGCCGCAACGCGGCCATCGCGAGATCATCGACAAGGTGTTTGCAACCCGATCGCCGCAGTACTCCGATCTGTTCGCCAGTGCTATCGACGGGCGACAGGTGCTCACCGTCGAGGTTCCGGTGTTCCGCGACGGCGAGGTGATCTACGACCTCTCCTTCAGCCCGCCAATCCGCGTCTTTCAGGAGCTTGTGGAGAAGCAGCGGCCCGACCAGTTCTGGACCGTATCGCTGCTCGACACCAAGGGCTTCATATTCGCGCGCGTGCCCAACCCGGGCGAGACGGTCGGCAAGCAAGCCTCCGGCCCGTTATACGAGGCCATGTCTCGAACCGCCGAGGCCGCCCTTTCCACCGTTTCGCTCGACGGCGTCGCGCTGTCATCCGCCTTTACCAGATCGCAGCTGACCGGCTGGACGGTCGTGGCCGGCGTCGCCGAAAGCTCGTTGAGCGCGCCGCTCTGGCGCAACATCGCCATCACCAGCCTGATCGGCGGCGTCCTGCTGCTGACCGGACTGACGTTCGCGATCAGGATGGCTGCGACGATCGCGCGCGGCGAGATGCTGCACAATCTCCTGATCGACGAGCTCAACCATCGCGTCAAGAACACGCTGGCTCTGATGCAGGCGATCGCGGTGCAGACCTTCCGCAGCGCCAGCCGTGACGAGCGGACGAAGTTCGAGGGTCGGCTCGGCGCGTTGGCGGAGGCGCATAACCTCTTGAGCCAGGAGAAATGGGCGGGCTCCGAGCTGAGGGACGTGATCGCCCGCGCGCTTCAGCCGTTCCTTTTAAGCAACCCCGACCGCATCCGCATGGCGGGCCCTGCGGTGCCGCTGTCGCCGCGGCTCGCCGTGGTGATGTCGATGATCGTCCACGAGATCGCCACCAACGCCGCGAAATACGGCGCGCTGTCCAATGAGACCGGCCGGGTGACGCTGGACTGGGAAGTCATCAGTGAAGCGCCCAAGCCTCGGCTGCGGCTGATCTGGACCGAGGTGGGCGGACCGCCGGTGACGGCGCCGGTGCAGCGCGGCTTCGGCTCGCGCCTGATCGAGCGCAGCGCACGCGACCAGCTCGGCGGTGAAGCAACCGTCGACTTCCTGCCGCGCGGCGTCGTCTGTACCGTAACCTGCACGCTGGACGAGACGCGGTGA
- a CDS encoding FadR/GntR family transcriptional regulator translates to MARARPKPTDKLIKPGRIRAVLTTLGREIAQDLIPVGTTLPPEPELEARFGAGRGVVREAIKSLAAKGLVSVRPRHGTQVLPRHEWSLLDRDVLSWLVGQDEPDRDLLLAIQEVRSIIEPAAAALAAERATKNDLWRIDTALAAMQTAKDQASALAADKAFHLAILDATRNPVLQGFRGAIDTILGTVFTVAVGGPGGWFKDNLPNHVAAARAIESGKPEKARAAMERLLGYTRLRLANRKTVTAAAARKKDGSAVRMTKKSGVRSRRKHRGP, encoded by the coding sequence GTGGCAAGAGCACGGCCTAAGCCAACTGACAAGTTGATCAAGCCCGGCCGCATTCGCGCCGTACTGACGACGCTCGGGCGTGAGATCGCCCAGGATCTCATTCCCGTCGGGACGACCCTGCCGCCGGAGCCGGAACTTGAGGCCCGTTTCGGCGCGGGGCGCGGCGTGGTGCGCGAGGCGATCAAGTCGCTCGCGGCCAAGGGCCTCGTCAGCGTCAGGCCGCGCCATGGCACGCAGGTGCTGCCGCGCCACGAATGGAGCTTGCTCGATCGCGACGTGCTGAGCTGGCTCGTTGGCCAGGACGAACCGGATCGTGACCTCCTGCTGGCGATCCAGGAGGTGCGCTCGATCATCGAGCCGGCAGCCGCAGCACTTGCCGCCGAACGGGCCACCAAGAACGACCTCTGGCGGATCGACACCGCCTTGGCTGCGATGCAGACCGCAAAGGACCAGGCGAGCGCCCTCGCCGCCGACAAGGCTTTCCATCTCGCCATCCTGGATGCGACCCGCAATCCCGTCCTGCAGGGCTTCCGAGGCGCGATCGACACCATCCTCGGCACCGTCTTCACCGTCGCTGTCGGAGGCCCCGGCGGCTGGTTCAAGGATAATCTGCCGAACCACGTTGCGGCGGCTCGGGCCATCGAGAGCGGCAAACCGGAAAAGGCGCGCGCCGCGATGGAACGCCTGCTCGGCTACACGCGATTGAGGCTTGCGAACCGGAAGACAGTCACCGCGGCGGCAGCGCGCAAAAAGGACGGATCGGCCGTGCGCATGACGAAGAAGTCGGGCGTCAGAAGCAGGAGAAAACATCGTGGACCTTGA
- a CDS encoding ABC transporter permease — protein sequence MQVTGSLKGRSSRLIRSVNALAGAAMFVAPLLALVAIWAIVVPLFNVNPRVFPSVGAVGGAAMESIRDGTLFAHVGASLVRVGLGTLIGIVTAVPLGIAMGVSPTVAAFLTPLFRFFSVLAGIAWIPIATLWFGYGFGAIVFVIFNAVFFVVAYNTLLGVRTIPHTLRNAAAALGAGRWALLTEVLLPGALPNIVTGIRTGLGFAWRGLIAAEMIATNVGLGYMLFVARDFYRTEVIVFGMVVIGVLWLLIDRLLLVPLERATIERWGMVRRA from the coding sequence ATGCAGGTGACGGGCAGTCTGAAGGGCCGATCGTCGCGACTGATCCGCAGCGTCAATGCGCTGGCGGGAGCTGCGATGTTCGTTGCGCCGCTGCTTGCACTGGTCGCAATCTGGGCCATCGTCGTCCCGCTGTTCAACGTCAATCCGCGCGTGTTTCCCTCGGTCGGTGCGGTCGGCGGGGCGGCCATGGAGTCGATCCGTGACGGCACGTTGTTCGCCCATGTCGGTGCCAGCCTGGTGCGCGTCGGGCTTGGCACGCTGATCGGCATCGTCACGGCCGTGCCGCTCGGCATCGCCATGGGTGTGAGCCCGACAGTTGCAGCCTTCCTGACGCCGCTGTTCCGCTTCTTCTCGGTACTCGCAGGCATCGCCTGGATCCCGATCGCGACGCTGTGGTTCGGCTACGGCTTCGGCGCGATCGTCTTCGTGATCTTCAACGCGGTGTTCTTCGTCGTCGCCTACAACACCCTGCTCGGCGTCCGGACCATTCCGCACACGCTGCGCAATGCTGCCGCCGCGCTCGGCGCCGGCCGCTGGGCGCTGCTGACCGAGGTGCTGCTGCCGGGCGCGCTGCCCAACATCGTCACCGGCATCCGTACGGGCCTCGGCTTTGCCTGGCGCGGGCTGATTGCCGCCGAGATGATCGCGACCAATGTCGGGCTCGGATACATGCTGTTCGTCGCACGCGACTTCTACCGCACCGAGGTGATCGTGTTCGGCATGGTCGTGATCGGCGTGCTCTGGCTTCTGATCGACCGTCTGCTGCTGGTCCCGCTGGAACGCGCGACCATCGAGCGCTGGGGCATGGTGAGGCGCGCATGA
- a CDS encoding ABC transporter permease, producing the protein MNLMLQVWAGYTRLTRRWPGIAAIIPFIPVLALWTAVSEAGLFPRAFFPGPADVVRAFFTLTYKGILPDYLQDSLIRLATGAAVGMALGIPLGILIGTSRWAHRICWPVLLFFQAIGDIAWLPILLIWFGFGLTTMTFVIVYTVLFPVVLNTVLGVESVPRDLSRAALSLGASRARVLWEVTLPGALPNIITGLRNGLGYGWRALIAVEMIVGTSGIGFMMFDARRAGSTVEIVLGMIILGLLWYIVDAWILAPLERATGQRWGLVTS; encoded by the coding sequence ATGAATCTGATGCTGCAAGTCTGGGCTGGCTATACCCGCCTGACCCGGCGCTGGCCGGGGATAGCCGCCATCATTCCATTCATACCGGTGCTCGCGCTGTGGACGGCGGTCAGCGAGGCCGGGTTGTTTCCGCGCGCATTCTTCCCGGGACCTGCCGACGTCGTACGCGCCTTCTTCACGCTGACCTACAAGGGCATCCTGCCCGATTATCTCCAGGACAGCCTGATCCGCCTCGCCACGGGCGCCGCCGTCGGCATGGCGCTCGGCATTCCCTTAGGGATTCTGATCGGCACCAGCCGCTGGGCGCACCGCATCTGCTGGCCGGTGCTGCTGTTCTTCCAGGCGATCGGCGACATTGCCTGGCTGCCGATCCTCCTGATCTGGTTCGGCTTCGGCCTCACGACGATGACCTTCGTCATCGTCTACACCGTGCTGTTCCCGGTCGTGCTCAACACCGTGCTCGGCGTCGAATCCGTACCGCGCGACCTGTCGCGCGCCGCCCTCAGCCTGGGCGCCTCTCGCGCGCGCGTGCTCTGGGAGGTGACACTGCCGGGCGCGTTGCCGAACATCATCACGGGCCTGCGCAACGGCCTGGGTTATGGCTGGCGCGCGCTGATCGCGGTCGAGATGATCGTCGGCACGTCGGGCATCGGCTTCATGATGTTCGACGCCCGCCGCGCCGGCTCGACCGTCGAGATCGTCCTCGGCATGATCATTCTCGGATTGCTCTGGTACATCGTGGACGCCTGGATCCTCGCGCCCCTCGAGCGCGCGACCGGCCAGCGTTGGGGATTGGTGACATCATGA